The genomic DNA CGGAGGCGTGGGTGTTGCGGCGGAAGATCTCGCCGTAGGCGCCCAGGGAGGCGACGCCCTCCTGGATGCGGGCGCCGCCGGAGTCGTTGATGCCGATGACCGGGCAGCCGGTCTTCAGCGCGAAGTCCATCACCTTGACGATCTTCTGGCCGTAGACCTCGCCCAGCGCGCCGCCGAAGACGGTGAAGTCCTGGGAGAAGACGGCGACGGGGCGGCCGTCGACGGTGCCGTAGCCGGTGACGACGCCGTCGCCGTAGGGGCGGTTGGCGTCCAGGCCGAAGTTGGTGGAGCGGTGCCGGGCGAACTCGTCCAGCTCGACGAACGAGCCCTCGTCGAGGAGGAGGTCGATGCGTTCACGAGCCGTCAGCTTGCCCTTGGCGTGCTGCTTCTCGACGGCGCGTGCGGAACCGGCGTGCGTCGCTTCCTCGATACGGCGCCTGAGATCCGCGAGCTTGCCCGCGGTCGTGTGGATGTCGGGCTGCTGCTCTTCCGGCTCGGACATCGGGATGCGGCTCCCTGCCTGCTCAAAAGGGGGGACGGTTACTCGTTCGTAGAGTAGTAGGGGGCCTTCCGTTCGGCAGTGCGGTGTTTCCCACACCTAGGGTGGGTTGCATGACGCCCCGAGATTCCTCCGACTCCCCAGGTTCCCCGCGCAACAGGTGGTCCGACCTGGACCGGCCGCCCCTCAGCAGCACGGCCCTGCGCCGGGGCCTGGTGCGGGACGGAGGCCTGTGGCGGCAGGTGGACGTCGTGCAGCGCACCGGCTCCACCAACTCCGACCTCGTGGCCCGGGCCGCCGAGGGCGACCTGGCGGAGGGGGTCGTCCTCGTCGCCGAGGAGCAGAGCGCCGCGCGGGGGCGGCTCGACCGGCAGTGGACGGCGCCCGCCCGCTCCGGGCTGTTCTTCTCCGTGCTGCTGCGGCCCGCCGAGGTCCCCGTGACCCGCTGGGGCTGGCTGCCGCTGCTCACCGGCGTCGCCGTGGCGACCGGACTGTCCCGGGTGGCCGGGGTCGACACCGCCCTGAAGTGGCCCAACGACCTGCTGGTGACCGTCGGCGACGAGGAGCGCAAGGCCGGTGGCATCCTCGCCGAGCGGGCCGGGGACGACGGCGTCGTCATCGGCGTCGGCATCAACGTCTCGCTCCGTGCCGAGGAACTGCCGGTCCCGCGGGCCGGGTCGCTGGCGCTGGCCGGGGCCGTGAACACCGACCGGGACCCGCTGCTGCGCGGCGTGCTGCGGTCGCTGGAGGACTGGTACGGGCGCTGGCGCGGGGCGGGCGGCGACCCGGCGGCCAGCGGGCTCCAGGAGACGTACGCGGCGGGCTGCGCGACGCTCGGGCGCATGGTGCGGGCGGAGCTGCCGGGGGACCGGTCGCTCGTGGGGGAGGCGGTGGCCGTGGACGGCGACGGGCGGCTGGTCCTTGCGACCGAGGCGGGGGTGCAGGAGCCGGTGGGCGCCGGGGACATCGTGCACCTGCGGTTGGCGTGAGCGCGGCCCCGGGGCACTCTCGGAGTGCGGACCGCACGGGAGTGAGCTGGGGCACACCTGACGTAAAGTTGGGGCCGGTCGAACCTGACCGCGGCAGATCGGAAAGGCAGCAGGCGTGACCGTCGACGACACCGGTTCCGGCGCGGACGGGGACGGCCGGGTGGACCCCGAGCCCGCCCCGGACTCCGCCGACCCCGGCGAGGACCCGCTCGCGCTGCGCCTCGAAGGGCTCATCCTGGGCGCCGAGCGCCGCTACACCCCCTTCCAGGCCGCCCGCAGCGCGGGCGTCTCCATGGAACTGGCCTCCCGCTTCTGGCGGGCCATGGGCTTCGCCGACATCGGCCAGGCCAAGGCGCTCACCGAGGCCGACGTCCTCGCCCTGCGGCGACTGGCCGGTCTGGTGGAGGCGGGACTGCTCAGCGAGGCGATGGCCGTCCAGGTCGCCCGGTCCACGGGGCAGACCACCGCCCGGTTGGCCGAGTGGCAGATCGACTCCTTCCTGGAGGGCCTGACCGAGCCCCCGGAGCCGGGGATGACGCGCACCGAGGTGACGTACCCCATCGTCGAGCTGCTCCTGCCCGAGCTGCAGGAGTTCCTCGTCTACGTCTGGCGGCGCCAGCTCGCCGCCTCGGCCGGCCGGGTCATCCAGGCCGGGGACGACGAGGAGATGGTGGACCGGCGGCTCGCCGTCGGCTTCGCGGACCTGGTCGGGTTCACGCGGCTGACCCGGCGGATGGAGGAGGAGGAGCTGGGCGAGCTGGTCGAGGCCTTCGAGACCACCTCCGCCGACCTGGTGGCCGCGCGCGGCGGACGGCTGGTCAAGACCCTCGGCGACGAGGTGCTCTACGCCGCCGACGACGCCGGTACGGCCGCCGAGATCGCGCTGCTCCTCGTCGAGACGATGGCGCACGACGAGACCATGCCGGAACTGCGCGTCGGCATCGCCTTCGGCACGGTCACCACCCGGATGGGCGACGTCTTCGGCACCACCGTCAACCTGGCCTCCCGGCTCACCTCGATAGCCCCCAAGGACGCGGTCCTCGTCGACACCGCCTTCGCGGAGGAGCTGATCCGTACCCGGGACGCCCCCGCCTCGGAAGCCGCGGCAGCGGAGGAGGCCGCCGCGGCGGAGAAGGAGGGCGAGGAGCCGCCGGTGTACCGCTTCGCACTCCAGCCGATGTGGCAGCGGCCGGTACGCGGACTCGGCGTGGTCGAGCCGTGGCTGCTCACCCGCCGGGACGGCGGCGGGGAGTCGTAGGCCGCGGCCGTAGGTCGTCGTAGGGCGCGGCCTTCGTCCGTCAGCCGCGGAGCAGGTCCACGCAGAGGCCGATGACCGGCACACACAGGCCGGGGTCCTCGGGTTCCGGCTCCGGATCGGACGTCGGTGGCGTGCCGCGGTCCGGTGGCGGCGCGGGACGGTCGGACCGCGACGGCTGGGGTGTCGGTGTCCCTCGGGCGGGAGCCCGGTCGCCGGTGTGTTCTCCCGGTTCCCGTCTCCCTTCCCTGTCTCCCTCCCCCGGCCTCCGGGTGTCGGGGACGCCCGGGGTGCGCACGGTCGTTGCGGCGGGGAGCGGGACCGCCGGGCCGCTCGCGGAGGGGCCGGGCACGAGACCGGGTATGCGGCCCGGACCGGGGGAGCCGCTCAGGCCGCCCATGGCGGAGGTCGCGGAGGGACCGGCTCCGGGCGGCTCGCCGACGGTGGCCGCGGTGGCGGGGCCCGTCGCCCGGTCCGGGGCCGCGTGCCGGCCGCCGCCCTCCACGCGCGGTTCCGCCTCTGCGCCGAGGCCGCCGACGTCGCCGCCGGGTCCGGGCAGCAGGCGTACGGCGCTCAGGGTGCCCGCCGCCAGGGCGAGGCCGCCCACGGCCAGCAGCAGCTTGCGGGGACGGGGCCTGCGGTGCCGGCCGCGGCGGCCCCACGCGTACCGCGGCTCCGTCGGTGTGCCGGTCGTCGTCATGATCCCTCCCCGGTGCGCACGCGCCCCCGCTGCGCCATGGCGGAGCGAGGCTACGGTCTGCCGTCGGTCGGGGTACGGCGGTCGGCCGTATGTCACTCGAACGGGTGCGCGGGGTCGGTCGGGGCCGGGCGTGCCCGGCCTTCCCCCGGGCGAGCCCGCCTGCGATGATCGGGCGGTCTACTTGTTAACACGCGTTAACCGGAGGGTGTCATGAGCGAGGAGCGGTTCGGAGAGTTCGTCCTGGTGCGGCGGCACGGGGACGGACATGTCGCGGAGCTCGCGCTCGACCGGCCGAAGGCCATGAACGCCGTGTCGACCGCGATGGCCCGGTCCGTGAGCGCGGCCTGCGCGGCGCTGGGCGCGGACCGGAGCGTGCGGGTGGTGGTGCTGACCTCGACGCACGAGCGGGCGTTCTGCGTCGGGGCGGACCTGAAGGAGCGCAACTCCTTCACCGACGCCGATCTGCTGCGGCAGCGGCCGGTGACGCGCGGGGCGTACACCGCGGTGCTGGAGCTGCCGGTGCCGACGGTGGCGGCCGTGCACGGGTTCGCGCTGGGCGGCGGGTTCGAGCTGGCGCTGTCGTGCGACGTGATCGTGGCCGACCCCACGGCCGTGGTGGGGCTGCCGGAGGTGTCGGTGGGTGTGATCCCGGGCGGCGGCGGTACGCAGTTGCTGCCGCGCCGGGTGGGCGCGGCGCGAGCGGCCGAGCTGGTGTTCACGGCACGGCGGGTGGCGGCCGAGGAGGCACGCGCGCTGGGGCTCGTGGACCAGCTGGTGGAGGAGGGCCGGGACCGGGAGGAGGCGCTGGAGCTGGCCTCCCGGATGGCCGCGAACTCGCCCGTGGGTCTGCGCGCGGCCAAGCGTGCGCTGCGCCTCGGCCACGGGCTGGATCTGCGCGCGGGACTCGAGGTCGAGGACGCGGCGTGGCGGTCGGTGGCGTTCTCGGGGGACCGCGCGGAGGGCGTGGCGGCGTTCAACGAGAAGCGGGCACCGCGGTGGCCGGGCGAGTGAGCCGACCGCGCGGGCGTGCGGACGGCTGAGCGGAAGGCCCGGACGAGCCCGCCGCCCACCCCGCCGGCGCCCGCCGGTCCTGCCGCCCCGGTTGAAAATCGCCCGGTTCGACCCGTTTGAGTAACGTTTCTTCGCGAATCTCCCTAGCCTGGAGTGATGGGTGACGACAGGCGGCTCGCGGCCGTGGTGGCGCTTGCGCAGGGGATGGCCGCCGCGCACAGTGCGCGTGAGGCGTGGCGGGCGGCGGCCGTCGGCGGGTGCCTGGCGCTGGGCGGCAGCTTCGCCGCGCTGTCGGTGTGGGAGCGGGAGCTGGGGCGGCTGCGGGTCCTCGTGAACGTCGGGCGGCGGGCCGAGGACGAGGAGGAGTTCCCGGAGGACGAGTCCTACCCGGTGCACCAGTTCGCGGAGATCACCGAGTTCCTGCACGAGCGCTGGGCCGGCGGCGGTGAGCCCGACGCCTGGGTCGAGACGGCCGCGGGGCCCGCCGCCGGGCGTCCCGGGTACGTCCACCAGCGCGTCGCCGCCCTGCGTCGCCGGGGCCGCGGCTGCTGCGTGGTCGCGCCGATCGTGCTGCACGGGCGGGCGTGGGGCGAGCTGTACGTGGCCCGGCCCGTGGGGGAGCGGGTCTTCGAGCGGGGCGACGCCGACTTCGCCACCGTACTGGCCTCCGTCGTCGCCGCCGGGATCGCGCAGACCGAGCGGCTGGAAGAGGTCAGGCGGCTCGCCTACACCGACGCGCTCACCGGGCTGGCCAACCGCCGCGCGGTCGACACCGCGCTGGACGAGGCCGTGGAGCGGCACCGCGAGGAGGGTGTCGTCGTCAGCCTCGTCGTCTGCGACCTGAACGGCCTCAAGCGGGTGAACGACACGCACGGCCACGCCGTCGGGGACCGGCTCCTGGAGCGGTTCGGGTCGGTGCTGTCGCTGTGCGGGGCGATGCTGCCGGGCGCGCTCGCCGCGCGGCTCGGCGGGGACGAGTTCTGTCTGCTCGCGGTCGGGCCGCCCGCCGACGCGGTGGTCAAGGCGGCCGACGAGCTGTGCCGCCGGGCGGCGGAGCTGGAGCTGGGGGACGGCGTGGCCTGCGGGGTCGCGTCCACCGAGGACCCGGTCGGGTCGGTGCGTTCCGCCCGTCGGCTGTTCCGGCTCGCGGACGCCGCCCAGTACCGCGCCAAGGCCGAGCGGGCGGCCGGGCCGGTCGTCGCGGGGCGCGAGGGGCCCGACGACCCCGTCGTACGGCTCGCGGACGAGCCCTCTCGGGAGGAGGACGGGGAGCGGAGGAGGTTCCGCGGCCGACACTCCCCGTGACGCCGGCCCGGTGAGGAGATCACCAAGGGGTCCACCGGGAGGCCGGTAAGGGGCGCAGCCCGCTCGCATCCGTGACGCATCCCCTCGTGACATCATCGAATTCACTGCGTACGCTCCTGAATATGGATATGCACACTGTGGTGGTGGGGACGTCGGGGGTCACCGCGTCCGACGTTCTCGCCGTGGCGCGCGCGGGCGCCCGGATCGAGCTTTCCGAGGAGGCGGTGGCGGCCCTCGCCGCGGCCCGCTCCATCGTGGAGGCACTGGCCGCCAAACCGGACCCCGTGTACGGCGTGAGCACCGGCTTCGGCGCCCTGGCGACCCGGCACATCAGCCCCGGCCTGCGCGCGCAGCTGCAGCGCAACATCGTCCGCTCGCACGCCGCCGGGATGGGCCCGCGCGTCGAGCGCGACGTGGTCCGCGCGCTGATGTTCCTGCGGCTGAAGACCGTCTGCTCCGGTCACACCGGCGTCCGCCCGGAGGTCGCGCAGACCATGGCCGACGTGCTCAACGCCGGGATCACCCCGGTCGTGCACGAGTACGGCTCGCTCGGCTGCTCCGGCGACCTCGCCCCGCTGTCGCACTGTGCGCTCACCCTCATGGGCGAGGGCGACGCCGAGGGCCCCGACGGCACCGTACGGCCGGCCGGTGAGCTGCTCGCCGCGCACGGGATCACGCCGGTCGAGCTGCGCGAGAAGGAGGGCCTCGCCCTCCTCAACGGCACCGACGGCATGCTCGGCATGCTGGTGATGGCCCTCGCCGACCTCGACACCCTCTACAAGAGCGCCGACATCACCGCCGCGCTGACCATGGAGGCCCTGCTCGGCACCGACCGCGTGCTCGCCCCCGAGCTGCACGCCATCCGCCCGCACCCCGGGCAGGCCGCCAGCGCCGCCAACATGGCCGCCGTGCTCAAGGGATCCGGCCTGACCGGACACCACCAGGACGACGCCCCCCGCGTCCAGGACGCCTACTCGGTGCGCTGCGCCCCGCAGGTCGCGGGCGCCGGGCGCGACACCATGGCCCACGCCGGCCTCGTCGCCGAGCGCGAGCTGGCCGCGGCCGTGGACAACCCGGTCGTCCTGCCCGACGGCCGCGTGGAGTCCAACGGCAACTTCCACGGCGCCCCGGTCGCCTACGTCCTGGACTTCCTCGCCGTCGCCGTCGCCGACCTCGGCTCCATCGCCGAGCGCCGCACCGACCGGCTCCTCGACAAGAACCGCAGCCACGGACTGCCGCCGTTCCTCGCCGACGACGCGGGCGTCGACTCCGGTCTGATGATCGCCCAGTACACCCAGGCGGCCCTGGTCGGCGAGCTGAAGCGGCTCGCCGTACCGGCCTCGGCGGACTCCATCCCGTCCTCCGCCATGCAGGAGGACCACGTGTCGATGGGCTGGTCGGCGGCGCGGAAGCTGCGCACCGCCGTCGACAACCTGGCCCGCGTCATCGCCGTCGAGCTGTACGCCGCCACCCGCGCGATCCAGCTCCGCGAGGGCCTGACCCCGGCGCCCGCGTCGCAGGCCGTCATCGACGCCGTGCGGGCGGCGGGAGTGGAGGGGCCGGGCCCGGACCGCTACCTGGCGCCCGACCTCGCCGCGGCGGACGCGTTCGTGCGCGCCGGGCACCTGGTCGCGGCGGCGGAGACCGTCACGGGGCCGCTGCGCTAGCGGGCGGCCGTGACAGGTCCGAGGGGGCCCGGCGCGGTGCCGGGCCCCCTCGGACCGTCTCCGGGCGCACCGGACGGCCCGGCAGATCTTCCAAGGGGCCTTCCGGAGGTCAAGAAAGCCAAAATAACGTCAAGTTCTCTCAAAGGCCCAGGCGTTCCCGGCGGACCGAGTAGCCCACGAAGCCGGCGCCCAGGCCGAGGCAGAGGGCACCGCCGACGACGTACGGGGTGCTGTCGAAGCTGCCGGTGTCGGCCAGCCGGGTGGTGCCCTCGCCGGTGGCCGCCGTGTCCGTGGACGCGTCGGCGGAGGCGGCTCTTGCCTGGGCCGTGACCTGCGGAGACGGGGTCGCGGCGGCGGATTCGAGCACAGGTGTCTCGGGTGTCGCGTTCGCCGACGGGACGAACCACAGGGCACAGAGCAGGCCGCCCGCGGCGGCGGCGGTCAGCAACGAACGGCGAGCGGATGACACGGAATATCGATCCCCTTGTGGCGCTGGCGAATTGGCCGTGTGGGCAGATGTTAGTGAAAGGCGCGGGTCACAGGAAAGTCACGGGAGCGGTCGGCCTTACGCTCCGGGCATGAGCACTCCAGAGACATCACGGTTTGTACGTATTCGCGTCGAGCTGGTGCTAGAGATCGACGACGAGGAGGCCGTCACCGGGGCCGCCCTGCAGGCCCTCGCCGACGACACCGACCTGTCCGACGCGGAACGGGCCGACTCCGAGCGCGCTGTGACGGAGGACACCGCCGAGGCCCTGGCCCATCTGGTGGACCCGTTCGACCTGGTCAGCGTGGTGCCCGGGGTCGAGCTCCAGCAGGCCTCCTGGAGCAGTGAGCAGATCGACTACGACCCCGACTCGCCCGAGTGGGACCTCGACGAGGATGATGGCGGCGAGAACGACCCGGAAGACGAGGAAATGACGGTCGGCTGACGCGGTGTGGGGAAATTCCCGACCCCGGGCGGCAACCGCCGCCCGGGGTTTCGTCGTCTCACGGTGCGCACTGACCGACACCTCTCCGCATGGCGTCCGCCCCCTGGGGCAAACGTGGTATGCCCCACACCCGTGAGCGATGTGGAACGGGACGAACCGGTCGTAGCGTTGAAAGTTATTGACGGGGTATCTCGGGGTTTCGGGAATCGGCAACGATGGAGAAGCGTGTGATGACGGACGGTAAGCGGCGCAAGGGTCTGGCGGCCGCGTCCGCACTGCTCGGCGGTGTGCTGGTGCTCTCGGCATGTTCCAGTAGCGACGCCGACACCTCCGGGGGTGGGGACAAGACCTCGCAGGCCGAGGTCGACGAGGCGGCGGCCAAGAAGACGTCCGAGGCCCAGATCAAGATCACGCCCAAGGGTGGCTCGGACAACGCCTCCATCAACAACTCCGCCGGCGTCACCGTGAGCAAGGGCACGCTCACCGAGGTGAAGATGACCGCCTCGGACGGCACCGAGGTCAAGGGCGAGATATCCGCCGACAAGACCAGCTGGAAGCCCGGCGGCCAGCTGGAGCGCGCCACCAAGTACCAGATCACGGCGACCGCGCAGGACTCCGAGGGCCGCGCCGCCCACGAGAACGCGTCGTTCACCACGGTCTCCCCGGAGAACAGCTTCATCGGGACCTTCACCCCGGACGACGGCAAGACCGTCGGCGTCGGGATGCCCGTGTCGATCAATTTCGACAAGCAGATCACCGACAAGGCCGCCGTCCAGAAGGGCATCACGGTCAACAGCAGCAGCGGCCAGGAGGTCGCCTGCCACTGGTTCTCCACCCAGCGCATGGACTGCCGCCCCGAGAACTACTGGCAGGAGGGCTCGACCGTCACCCTCAAGCTGGCGCTCGACGGGGTCGAGGGCGCCGACGGCGTCTACGGCGTCCAGCAGAAGTCGGTCACCTTCAAGATCGGCCGCAACCAGGTCTCCTACGTCGACGCGAAGACCAAGCAGATGAAGGTCACGCAGGACGGCAAGACGGTCAAGACCATCCCGATCTCGGCCGGCTCCCCGGAGAACAAGACCTACGAAGGCCAGATGGTGATCTCCGAGAAGTTCAAGGAGACCCGGATGGACGGCTCGACCGTCGGCTTCACCGACGACGACGGCAAGGGCGAGTACGACATCAAGGACGTGCCCCACGCCATGCGCCTGAGCACCTCCGGCACCTTCATCCACGGCAACTACTGGGGCAAGGGCATCTTCGGCAGCGTCAACACCAGCCACGGCTGCGTGGGCCTGGAGGACGCCAAGGGCGCCAACGACCCGAACACGCCGGGCTCCTGGTTCTACGACAACTCGATCATCGGTGACGTGGTCGTCGTCCAGAACACCGGCGACAAGACCATCGCCCCGGACAACGGCCTCAACGGCTGGAACATGGACTGGGCCCAGTGGAAGGCGGGTTCGGCGGTCTGACGGCCCCGGCCCCCTGTTCTCCGAGCCACCCAGCGCCTGTCGCCCCCCCCGGGGGGCGGCAGGCGCTGTCTCGTTTCAGTCCGTGTAGTTCTTCCCCGGGGGCCGGCCGGGCACCGGCTTGCCGACGAGGGCGACCGGGGTGAACAGGCTGATGTGGCCCAGGGACAGGGTGAGGTGCCAGATCCCGTCGGTGTCGTAGTGCCGGGACAGCCGGGCGAACAGGTCGTCACTCACCCGGTCCCCGAACGGGTTCGGGGTGAGGACGGCCTCCGCGAGTTCCAGCGCCGCACGCTCGGGACCGGTGAAGCAGGGGGCGCTCTGCCAGGTTGCCACGGCCGTGATGCGCCGCTCCTCCTCGCCGGCCTTGCGCAGGGCGTCGGTCGCCGCGACGCCGTGGTAGGTGCTGCCGATGAGCTGTGCGGTGCGCAGGCGCATCAGAGCGAGGGTGGCCTGCGGGACCGGACCGTTGCGGAGTGCCTTCTGCACGGCCGCGGAGAGGGCCAGCAACTCCGGGTAGAGCCCGGTGGGGTCGGGCAGGCGCGACCGTGTCCGGTCCTGCCCCGCGGTGGTGGTCGTCGTGTCCTCGGTGGTGGTCATGGCGGAGTCGCTCCTCGGAGTCGGTTCGGACGTCGTTCCACCTCTCCGACACCCTGGCGGCCCGAAGTGTGAGCCCCCGTCCCGGACCGGGGGTTCCGGCCCGCATGTCACACATGGCCGCGCTGTCGCGTCGTAGGGGGGTGAGGACACGCGCGCACGCGGCAGAAGGAGCGTCGGAAGCAATGACCACCCGATCCGCGCCGGTCACCGGCGAGCGGCGGCAACTGATCAACGTGGCCTACCGGATGCTCGGCTCGCTGGCCGACGCGGAGGACGCCGTCCAGGAGGCGTACGCCCGCTGGTACGCGATGCCGGCGGGCCGGCGGGAGGCCGTCGGGACCCCGGGGGCCTGGCTCACCACGGTCGTCAGCCGGGTCTGCCTCAACCACCTGCGTTCCGCCCGGGCCCGGCGGGAGCACTACGTGGGGCAGTGGCTCCCCGAGCCGCTGGCCGACCCCGCCGAGCGGAACGCCGCACGGACCCCCGGTATCGCTTCCGACCCGGCCGATCTGATCACCCTCGACGAGTCGGTCGGCATGGCCTTCCTGGTCGTCCTGGACTCGATGTCCCCGGCCCAGCGGGTCGCCTTCGTCCTCCACGACGTCTTCCGCTATCCGTTCCCCGAGGTGGCCAGGATCGTCGGCCGCACGCCCGCCGCTTGCCGTCGGCTGGCCTCCACGGCGCGCCGGGGGATCCGCACCGCACGGGAGTCCGCCGCCACGTCGACGGCCGAGGACGCGGCCGTCGTACGCGATCTCAAGCGGGCCTGGGAGACCAACGACGTCGATGCGCTCATCCGGCTCCTCGACCCCGAGGCGACCGCGGTCGGCGACGGAGGCGGCGTGGTGCGCGCCCTGGAGCACCCAGTGCGGGGCAGCGAGCGGATCGTGCGCGGCCTGCTGCACTTCGGCCCGCGGCAGTCCGGGCAGACGCTGCTCGAACGCACGGTCAACGGGCGGCCGGGACTGGTCGGTTGCCAGGACGGCGCGGTCGTGACGGTGTACTCCTTCGGCGTCTCGGACCACCGCGTCCGCCACCTGTGGGCGATGCGCAACCCCGAGAAGCTCCGCTCCTGGACGACGGCCCCGGCCGCGTGAGCCGGGGAGGCCGGGCGGGACGGTGCCCGGTCACGTGGCCAGGTCGAGCCACTCCCCGACGGCCAGTACGTGTGCGCGCCGCCCGGCGTACGCGCGGAACCCGGCCTCCGGGTCGGCCACCTCGACGTAGCCTGCGATCTTGTCCGGCTGCTCCGGCTCGTAGTGGATCGGCACCGCGTACCGGCCGTCGAGGATCTCCGCCACCGCGGCGGCCTGCCTCGGGTCCAGCGCGGCGGGCACCGGGCTCGGGGGCTGCAGGTGCGGTGCGTCGACCACGGCGCCGTTGGCGGGCAGGAACACCGCGTCGAACGGGCTGAACCGGCGCGCGACCAGCCACCAGAAGCCGTGGAACATCGTGTCGCCGCCGTGGAAGATCCGCTGCCCGTCGGCCTCCACCACCCAGTTCACCTGCGGGTCGCCCAGCCCGTCCACGGCGGGGACCGCCGTGACGCGGAACGGCCCGAGGTCGCGCGTGGACCAGACGTCCACGGCCTCGGCCGCCAGCCGGTGCCGGACCAGCTCGCGCTCGGCCAGGAGGGTCGTCACGTTGTCCACGTCGTCGCCGTGACCGGTCGCCGGCCGCAGCACCGGCGCGCCCGGCGTCAGCACGTCCGCGAGGGCGGACGCGTCGGTGTGGTCCCGGTGCAGGTGGGTGACGAGTGCGGCGGACGCCCTCCCATCCGGCACCGCCACGTTCTCGCCGGGCTTCCACCCCGTGAACAGCGGCGTGAGGTCCCGTACGTAGTCGATCACCAGCCGCTCGCCGCCCGCCTCGACCTCCAGTCCGGCCCAGCCCAGTCGTCGCACCCGCATCCCGCACTCCTTCGTTCCGG from Streptomyces sp. CB09001 includes the following:
- a CDS encoding MBL fold metallo-hydrolase, translated to MRVRRLGWAGLEVEAGGERLVIDYVRDLTPLFTGWKPGENVAVPDGRASAALVTHLHRDHTDASALADVLTPGAPVLRPATGHGDDVDNVTTLLAERELVRHRLAAEAVDVWSTRDLGPFRVTAVPAVDGLGDPQVNWVVEADGQRIFHGGDTMFHGFWWLVARRFSPFDAVFLPANGAVVDAPHLQPPSPVPAALDPRQAAAVAEILDGRYAVPIHYEPEQPDKIAGYVEVADPEAGFRAYAGRRAHVLAVGEWLDLAT
- a CDS encoding carboxymuconolactone decarboxylase family protein, whose product is MTTTEDTTTTTAGQDRTRSRLPDPTGLYPELLALSAAVQKALRNGPVPQATLALMRLRTAQLIGSTYHGVAATDALRKAGEEERRITAVATWQSAPCFTGPERAALELAEAVLTPNPFGDRVSDDLFARLSRHYDTDGIWHLTLSLGHISLFTPVALVGKPVPGRPPGKNYTD
- a CDS encoding enoyl-CoA hydratase-related protein produces the protein MSEERFGEFVLVRRHGDGHVAELALDRPKAMNAVSTAMARSVSAACAALGADRSVRVVVLTSTHERAFCVGADLKERNSFTDADLLRQRPVTRGAYTAVLELPVPTVAAVHGFALGGGFELALSCDVIVADPTAVVGLPEVSVGVIPGGGGTQLLPRRVGAARAAELVFTARRVAAEEARALGLVDQLVEEGRDREEALELASRMAANSPVGLRAAKRALRLGHGLDLRAGLEVEDAAWRSVAFSGDRAEGVAAFNEKRAPRWPGE
- a CDS encoding Ig-like domain-containing protein; protein product: MTDGKRRKGLAAASALLGGVLVLSACSSSDADTSGGGDKTSQAEVDEAAAKKTSEAQIKITPKGGSDNASINNSAGVTVSKGTLTEVKMTASDGTEVKGEISADKTSWKPGGQLERATKYQITATAQDSEGRAAHENASFTTVSPENSFIGTFTPDDGKTVGVGMPVSINFDKQITDKAAVQKGITVNSSSGQEVACHWFSTQRMDCRPENYWQEGSTVTLKLALDGVEGADGVYGVQQKSVTFKIGRNQVSYVDAKTKQMKVTQDGKTVKTIPISAGSPENKTYEGQMVISEKFKETRMDGSTVGFTDDDGKGEYDIKDVPHAMRLSTSGTFIHGNYWGKGIFGSVNTSHGCVGLEDAKGANDPNTPGSWFYDNSIIGDVVVVQNTGDKTIAPDNGLNGWNMDWAQWKAGSAV
- a CDS encoding biotin--[acetyl-CoA-carboxylase] ligase; protein product: MTPRDSSDSPGSPRNRWSDLDRPPLSSTALRRGLVRDGGLWRQVDVVQRTGSTNSDLVARAAEGDLAEGVVLVAEEQSAARGRLDRQWTAPARSGLFFSVLLRPAEVPVTRWGWLPLLTGVAVATGLSRVAGVDTALKWPNDLLVTVGDEERKAGGILAERAGDDGVVIGVGINVSLRAEELPVPRAGSLALAGAVNTDRDPLLRGVLRSLEDWYGRWRGAGGDPAASGLQETYAAGCATLGRMVRAELPGDRSLVGEAVAVDGDGRLVLATEAGVQEPVGAGDIVHLRLA
- a CDS encoding adenylate/guanylate cyclase domain-containing protein encodes the protein MTVDDTGSGADGDGRVDPEPAPDSADPGEDPLALRLEGLILGAERRYTPFQAARSAGVSMELASRFWRAMGFADIGQAKALTEADVLALRRLAGLVEAGLLSEAMAVQVARSTGQTTARLAEWQIDSFLEGLTEPPEPGMTRTEVTYPIVELLLPELQEFLVYVWRRQLAASAGRVIQAGDDEEMVDRRLAVGFADLVGFTRLTRRMEEEELGELVEAFETTSADLVAARGGRLVKTLGDEVLYAADDAGTAAEIALLLVETMAHDETMPELRVGIAFGTVTTRMGDVFGTTVNLASRLTSIAPKDAVLVDTAFAEELIRTRDAPASEAAAAEEAAAAEKEGEEPPVYRFALQPMWQRPVRGLGVVEPWLLTRRDGGGES
- a CDS encoding sensor domain-containing diguanylate cyclase, translating into MGDDRRLAAVVALAQGMAAAHSAREAWRAAAVGGCLALGGSFAALSVWERELGRLRVLVNVGRRAEDEEEFPEDESYPVHQFAEITEFLHERWAGGGEPDAWVETAAGPAAGRPGYVHQRVAALRRRGRGCCVVAPIVLHGRAWGELYVARPVGERVFERGDADFATVLASVVAAGIAQTERLEEVRRLAYTDALTGLANRRAVDTALDEAVERHREEGVVVSLVVCDLNGLKRVNDTHGHAVGDRLLERFGSVLSLCGAMLPGALAARLGGDEFCLLAVGPPADAVVKAADELCRRAAELELGDGVACGVASTEDPVGSVRSARRLFRLADAAQYRAKAERAAGPVVAGREGPDDPVVRLADEPSREEDGERRRFRGRHSP
- the hutH gene encoding histidine ammonia-lyase, translating into MHTVVVGTSGVTASDVLAVARAGARIELSEEAVAALAAARSIVEALAAKPDPVYGVSTGFGALATRHISPGLRAQLQRNIVRSHAAGMGPRVERDVVRALMFLRLKTVCSGHTGVRPEVAQTMADVLNAGITPVVHEYGSLGCSGDLAPLSHCALTLMGEGDAEGPDGTVRPAGELLAAHGITPVELREKEGLALLNGTDGMLGMLVMALADLDTLYKSADITAALTMEALLGTDRVLAPELHAIRPHPGQAASAANMAAVLKGSGLTGHHQDDAPRVQDAYSVRCAPQVAGAGRDTMAHAGLVAERELAAAVDNPVVLPDGRVESNGNFHGAPVAYVLDFLAVAVADLGSIAERRTDRLLDKNRSHGLPPFLADDAGVDSGLMIAQYTQAALVGELKRLAVPASADSIPSSAMQEDHVSMGWSAARKLRTAVDNLARVIAVELYAATRAIQLREGLTPAPASQAVIDAVRAAGVEGPGPDRYLAPDLAAADAFVRAGHLVAAAETVTGPLR
- the sigJ gene encoding RNA polymerase sigma factor SigJ, with translation MTTRSAPVTGERRQLINVAYRMLGSLADAEDAVQEAYARWYAMPAGRREAVGTPGAWLTTVVSRVCLNHLRSARARREHYVGQWLPEPLADPAERNAARTPGIASDPADLITLDESVGMAFLVVLDSMSPAQRVAFVLHDVFRYPFPEVARIVGRTPAACRRLASTARRGIRTARESAATSTAEDAAVVRDLKRAWETNDVDALIRLLDPEATAVGDGGGVVRALEHPVRGSERIVRGLLHFGPRQSGQTLLERTVNGRPGLVGCQDGAVVTVYSFGVSDHRVRHLWAMRNPEKLRSWTTAPAA